Proteins encoded within one genomic window of Leucoraja erinacea ecotype New England chromosome 24, Leri_hhj_1, whole genome shotgun sequence:
- the LOC129708739 gene encoding G protein-activated inward rectifier potassium channel 3-like, whose protein sequence is MGRDSAYCGLGASQCTEGRGSGGRRKQRYVEKNGKCNVQHGNMLETYRYLTDIFTTLVDLRWRVSLLVFVLAYTLTWLAFGLVWWFLAYCRGDLEHLGDKAWTPCVHNLNGFVSAFLFSIETETTIGYGFRVIADSCPLGIALLLLQAILGSMVNAFMVGCMFVKISQPTKRAETLIFSDRAVVSPRDGRLCLMFRVGDLRRSHIVEASIRAKLIRSKQTAEGEFIPLDQTDVGVGLETGDDRLFLVSPLIIAHEIDDRSPFWEMSKDRLRAEDFEIVVILEGMVEATGLTCQARSSYLCEEGLLGYRFMSVLSLEDGHYEVDYGMFHQTFEVSTPTCSARELTERLAETEAQLYWSVARPEAEEAPPATGPGPVSVSGSVSGSGPTQGDRRQQQDEVEEQERGGVDRQPNGNLNESAL, encoded by the exons ATGGGCCGAGACAGTGCCTACTGCGGCCTGGGCGCCTCGCAGTGCACCGAGGGCCGGGGGTCCGGCGGGCGCCGCAAGCAACGCTACGTGGAGAAGAACGGCAAGTGCAATGTGCAGCACGGCAACATGTTGGAGACTTACCGCTACCTGACCGACATCTTCACCACGCTGGTGGACCTGCGCTGGCGGGTCAGCCTGCTGGTCTTCGTGCTGGCCTACACACTCACCTGGCTCGCCTTCGGCTTGGTCTGGTGGTTCCTGGCCTACTGCCGCGGCGATCTGGAGCACCTGGGCGACAAGGCATGGACTCCCTGCGTCCACAACCTCAACGGCTTCGTCTCCGCCTTCCTCTTCTCCATCGAGACCGAGACGACCATCGGCTACGGGTTCCGGGTGATCGCCGACTCCTGCCCCCTGGGCATCGCGCTGCTCCTGCTCCAGGCCATCCTGGGCTCCATGGTCAACGCCTTCATGGTGGGCTGCATGTTCGTCAAGATCTCGCAGCCCACCAAGCGCGCCGAGACCCTGATCTTCTCTGACCGGGCGGTGGTGTCGCCGCGGGACGGCCGTCTCTGCCTCATGTTCCGTGTGGGCGACCTTCGGCGCTCGCACATCGTAGAGGCCTCTATCCGGGCCAAGCTGATCCGCTCCAAGCAGACGGCTGAGGGCGAGTTCATCCCGCTTGACCAGACGGATGTGGGCGTGGGGCTGGAGACCGGTGACGACCGGCTCTTCCTCGTCTCCCCGCTCATCATCGCCCACGAGATCGACGATCGCAGCCCGTTCTGGGAGATGAGTAAGGACCGGCTGCGGGCCGAGGACTTCGAGATCGTGGTCATTCTGGAGGGCATGGTGGAGGCCACAG GGCTGACCTGCCAGGCCCGCAGCTCCTACCTATGCGAGGAGGGGCTGTTGGGCTACCGCTTCATGTCGGTGCTCTCTCTGGAGGACGGCCACTACGAGGTGGACTACGGCATGTTCCACCAGACCTTCGAGGTGTCCACCCCGACCTGTAGCGCCCGCGAACTCACCGAGCGCTTGGCCGAAACCGAGGCGCAGCTCTACTGGTCCGTGGCCCGGCCGGAGGCAGAGGAAGCGCCCCCCGCAACCGGGCCTggccccgtctccgtctccggcTCCGTCTCCGGCTCCGGCCCAACACAGGGAGACAGGAGGCAGCAGCAGGATGAGGTGGAGGAGCAGGAGCGAGGAGGCGTGGACCGGCAGCCCAATGGCAACCTGAACGAGTCCGCCCTGTGA